A single Pedobacter sp. PACM 27299 DNA region contains:
- a CDS encoding MutS-related protein, whose product MSFITDKQTIDDLNIFAKSGSDSIYHIFNKTYTQGAAALLDELFRNPLSDEKLINERVAILRYFQESKLAFPLQGNRFEEAERYLANTEPRSRLSNQGFSMADFQAAAQSVTALVEILKGLKAFMQDLQPKVAGNPYGAAVEKVLDLLSSRALELVFTDHGKGKISSGKIVEYDNILRFQQHDLLEKILQHIYHLDVYCSIAKVAEERGYNFATALKRDANRLDLQGLYHPLLHKPVANSLTMTPDSNIVFLTGANMGGKSTFMKSLSIAMYLAHLGFPIAAKNMEFSVCDGMYTTINLPDNLAMGASHFYAEVLRVKKVAVALGEGKNLFVVFDELFRGTNVKDAYEGTIAIMEAFASKPHSLFVISTHIMEAGKVLQQKCSNMIFRYLPTRMENGKPVYTYTLKEGITDDRHGMIIINNEAILELISHEKQTRKIQSNFNADKQTADDLNLQGKFKQQSIYSLFNHLQTRGGEKELEGMFARPLTTPELINKRSSVFAFFQQHQVIFPVIRSQVESMEDYLSGGAGAALPAVAWSIFAKKLKQVLFHDAELLQLQAGQSVTIEVLQSFRDFFKELSGKGNVSVYQKELDHAAQIFKDRRLEDILNAPDEQLSLKQLIRNDYVIRHAMMTQMEILLKLIYELDVFVGIAAVAAEQGFVYAEALPAEQMLLDMEGFRHPGLKNGISNSLHLTADRNVLFLTGANMAGKSTFMKSMGIAVYLAHMGFPVAAKRMRFSVKDGLFSSINVSDNLDMGYSHFYAEVLRTKTVAQAVNESLNLYVLFDELFKGTNVKDAYDATLAVTQAFAENRNSFFVISTHIIEVGEALGKACQNVQFSFLPTVMKDGVPTYPYTLAAGITSDRQGMIIIENEKIVDLIRN is encoded by the coding sequence ATGAGCTTTATAACCGATAAACAAACGATCGATGATCTGAATATCTTCGCCAAATCGGGGAGCGATTCGATCTATCATATTTTTAATAAAACCTATACGCAGGGTGCTGCCGCCCTGCTCGATGAGCTGTTCAGGAACCCACTTTCAGATGAAAAACTGATCAATGAACGTGTAGCTATACTGCGGTATTTTCAGGAAAGTAAACTGGCTTTTCCTTTACAGGGGAATCGTTTTGAGGAGGCAGAAAGGTACCTTGCCAATACCGAGCCGCGAAGCCGACTGTCTAATCAGGGTTTTAGCATGGCCGATTTCCAGGCTGCCGCACAAAGTGTAACGGCATTAGTGGAGATCTTGAAGGGACTGAAGGCATTTATGCAGGACCTTCAGCCTAAAGTAGCGGGAAATCCTTATGGAGCAGCAGTAGAAAAGGTTTTGGACCTGCTCAGTTCAAGAGCGCTGGAACTCGTTTTTACCGACCATGGGAAAGGCAAAATCTCTTCGGGGAAAATCGTAGAGTACGACAATATTTTAAGGTTCCAGCAGCATGACCTGCTGGAAAAAATACTCCAGCATATTTATCACCTGGATGTGTATTGTTCTATCGCCAAAGTGGCAGAAGAACGTGGGTACAATTTTGCAACCGCCTTAAAAAGGGATGCCAATCGCTTAGATTTACAGGGACTATACCATCCTCTGCTGCACAAGCCAGTGGCGAATTCCTTAACGATGACACCGGATAGTAACATCGTTTTTCTAACCGGGGCCAATATGGGGGGGAAATCTACCTTCATGAAGTCGCTGAGTATTGCCATGTATCTGGCACACCTGGGTTTTCCTATTGCGGCAAAAAATATGGAATTCTCTGTTTGCGATGGGATGTATACCACCATCAATTTACCGGATAATCTGGCCATGGGTGCCAGCCATTTTTATGCAGAAGTGCTCCGGGTAAAGAAGGTAGCGGTAGCCCTCGGCGAAGGGAAAAACCTGTTTGTCGTTTTTGATGAACTGTTTCGGGGAACTAATGTGAAGGATGCCTACGAAGGAACCATTGCCATCATGGAAGCCTTTGCCAGTAAACCACATTCGCTGTTTGTGATCTCTACGCATATCATGGAAGCAGGGAAAGTATTACAGCAGAAATGCAGCAATATGATTTTCCGTTACCTGCCTACGCGTATGGAAAATGGCAAACCTGTATATACCTATACCCTAAAAGAAGGGATTACTGACGACCGCCATGGGATGATCATCATTAATAATGAAGCCATTTTAGAACTGATCAGCCATGAAAAACAAACCAGAAAAATACAAAGCAATTTTAATGCAGATAAACAAACGGCAGACGACTTAAACCTGCAGGGGAAATTCAAACAGCAATCTATTTACAGTTTATTTAACCACCTGCAAACCAGAGGTGGCGAAAAGGAACTGGAAGGTATGTTTGCGCGACCATTAACTACTCCGGAGCTGATCAATAAAAGAAGTTCGGTTTTTGCGTTCTTTCAGCAGCATCAGGTGATCTTTCCGGTAATCCGTTCACAGGTAGAATCCATGGAAGATTACTTGTCGGGCGGTGCAGGAGCAGCTTTACCAGCGGTAGCCTGGAGCATCTTTGCTAAAAAGCTCAAACAAGTCCTGTTTCATGATGCCGAATTGCTGCAATTACAGGCAGGGCAGTCAGTTACTATTGAGGTGCTGCAGTCTTTCCGGGATTTCTTTAAGGAATTGTCGGGGAAGGGGAATGTTTCCGTTTACCAAAAGGAACTGGATCACGCAGCGCAGATTTTTAAGGACAGGAGGCTGGAGGACATTTTAAATGCGCCGGATGAACAGCTTTCTTTAAAGCAGCTGATCCGCAATGACTATGTGATTCGCCATGCGATGATGACACAGATGGAAATCCTGTTGAAATTAATTTATGAGCTGGATGTATTTGTTGGTATAGCTGCGGTTGCAGCTGAACAAGGTTTCGTGTATGCGGAGGCTTTACCAGCGGAACAGATGCTGCTGGATATGGAAGGCTTCCGTCATCCGGGATTAAAAAATGGAATCAGCAACAGCCTGCATTTAACTGCTGATCGCAATGTCTTGTTCTTAACCGGTGCTAACATGGCCGGCAAATCCACCTTTATGAAATCTATGGGGATTGCGGTTTACCTGGCGCACATGGGTTTTCCTGTAGCGGCAAAAAGAATGAGGTTTTCCGTGAAGGATGGGCTGTTCTCTTCCATCAATGTTTCTGATAATCTGGACATGGGCTACAGCCATTTTTATGCGGAAGTACTGCGCACAAAAACGGTAGCACAGGCGGTCAACGAATCACTCAATTTATATGTGCTGTTTGATGAGCTTTTTAAAGGAACCAATGTAAAAGATGCTTATGATGCCACGCTGGCAGTGACACAAGCTTTTGCGGAAAACAGGAACAGTTTCTTCGTGATCTCTACACACATCATTGAAGTAGGGGAAGCCTTAGGTAAAGCTTGTCAGAATGTGCAGTTCTCTTTCTTACCAACGGTGATGAAAGATGGCGTACCTACTTATCCATATACCCTGGCAGCTGGAATTACCAGTGACAGACAGGGCATGATCATCATTGAAAATGAAAAAATTGTTGACCTCATTCGTAATTAA
- a CDS encoding M16 family metallopeptidase has translation MLFKYKPLSLLFIAGLCIPFACKTQLDTQALPLDPQLRTGKLSNGFTYYIRKNKTPEKRVMMYLAVKAGSILETDQQRGVAHFIEHMSFNGTKHFPKKALSEYLEKSGVRFGADINATTLPDETVYQLPLPSDNPELLSNGLQMMRDWAQDANIEPEDVERERHVILEERRVRQGITQRLQEQTISLYTNQSRYGSRLPIGTEEVLLKVTPEEILSFYKDWYRPNLQALLVVGDIDVDQMEKEIKAKFSDLKNPEKEKERTVYRAELTGKNQYMQFIDPELGGVSLEIVMKQRGNTVITAADYRADLLKNLFSQMLAARFRQLPLVGVAPIMGGLNSFYVNITTKPAEMEPALKSVWLELRKIEEQGFTEAELDRMKKSYLLKLSESLQEKDKTASEILIKPYLQNFLIGSAATGIAKEYELTNELLPEISLKEVNAMMKAYLKQTDRDIVVKSSAINKVFLPTEAAIQTWIEDVYAQNLPPYVDDVLSLPLLKKEPKAGKITAIEDVSQAGLQKITLSNGVKVILKKTDFQNNQVLFKGFSEGGASLSSDEDYQNAVSAANIIAAGGAGNYDALQLGKLFAGKQVQLIPFILDNYQGFSGSTTKEDLPATLELMYAYFTEPRKSEEAYQTLIGRTREAFANKANDPNQVFADTVNLVLASNHVRRRPQSMAKIASINLDKALKIYHERFADASGFTFVFVGNIEEKTIKPLLEKYLGSLPATGRKEKARDLGINIPSGHIAKTVYHGATQKASVMMVYAGDFNYNFENTIQMNALADALNISLNKRLRDQEGGTYTPNVQMSMTKYLKNRFSLTVSFDCAPQNVEKLIASAQDEINKMKVKGPSAENLQKFKVARKLSLQTGSTNNNFWLDYLLGQEMNKEPLTEFYNYDAVLNKITVKSVQQVAATFIQDKNYIRLVLMPEKK, from the coding sequence ATGTTATTTAAATATAAACCTTTAAGCCTGCTTTTTATTGCAGGATTATGTATCCCATTCGCATGTAAAACGCAATTGGATACCCAGGCGCTGCCATTAGATCCGCAGCTGCGTACAGGAAAATTGTCAAACGGTTTTACCTATTATATCCGTAAAAATAAAACACCAGAAAAAAGGGTCATGATGTACCTTGCTGTTAAAGCAGGCTCTATCCTGGAGACGGATCAGCAAAGGGGAGTGGCTCATTTTATAGAGCACATGAGCTTTAACGGAACAAAGCATTTTCCTAAAAAAGCACTTTCTGAATATCTGGAGAAATCTGGTGTGCGGTTTGGTGCAGATATCAATGCGACTACGCTTCCTGATGAAACCGTATATCAGCTGCCTTTGCCCTCAGATAATCCAGAACTGCTGAGCAATGGTTTACAGATGATGCGCGATTGGGCGCAGGATGCCAACATAGAACCGGAAGATGTAGAACGTGAGCGTCATGTTATTCTGGAAGAAAGACGCGTTCGCCAGGGAATTACACAGCGTTTACAGGAACAAACTATTTCGCTGTATACCAACCAGTCGCGTTATGGCTCCCGTTTGCCAATCGGTACGGAAGAAGTACTGCTAAAGGTAACACCAGAAGAAATCCTCAGTTTTTATAAAGATTGGTATAGACCGAATCTGCAAGCCTTATTGGTGGTAGGGGATATTGATGTGGATCAGATGGAAAAAGAGATCAAGGCTAAATTCTCTGACCTTAAAAACCCTGAAAAGGAAAAGGAACGTACCGTTTATCGCGCAGAACTTACAGGTAAAAACCAATATATGCAATTTATAGACCCGGAATTGGGTGGTGTTTCCCTGGAAATAGTCATGAAACAAAGGGGAAATACAGTCATTACGGCAGCAGATTATCGGGCAGATCTATTAAAAAACCTATTCTCTCAAATGTTGGCTGCAAGGTTCAGGCAACTACCTCTTGTTGGGGTGGCACCAATCATGGGTGGACTGAATTCTTTTTATGTGAATATTACGACTAAACCAGCAGAAATGGAACCTGCTTTGAAGAGTGTATGGCTGGAACTCCGTAAAATAGAAGAACAAGGGTTTACAGAAGCTGAGCTGGACCGGATGAAGAAAAGTTATTTGCTGAAGCTGTCCGAAAGTCTACAGGAAAAAGATAAAACCGCTTCGGAAATCCTGATCAAACCTTATTTGCAAAATTTCCTGATTGGCAGTGCTGCAACTGGCATCGCCAAAGAATATGAATTGACAAATGAGCTGCTCCCAGAGATCAGTTTAAAGGAGGTCAATGCAATGATGAAAGCTTACCTGAAGCAAACGGATAGAGACATCGTTGTGAAGTCATCAGCGATTAATAAAGTGTTTTTGCCAACGGAAGCAGCCATCCAAACCTGGATTGAAGACGTTTACGCGCAAAATCTACCGCCTTATGTGGATGATGTATTGAGCCTTCCGCTACTTAAAAAGGAACCTAAAGCGGGAAAAATCACCGCGATTGAAGACGTATCACAAGCTGGATTGCAAAAAATCACGTTGAGTAATGGGGTCAAGGTGATCCTGAAGAAAACAGATTTTCAGAATAATCAGGTGCTCTTTAAAGGGTTTTCTGAGGGTGGCGCATCCTTATCTTCTGATGAAGATTATCAAAATGCAGTAAGTGCGGCAAATATTATTGCTGCCGGTGGTGCCGGTAATTATGATGCTTTGCAGCTGGGAAAATTATTCGCAGGAAAGCAGGTGCAGCTGATTCCATTTATTCTGGATAACTACCAGGGTTTTAGTGGCAGCACAACGAAAGAGGACTTGCCGGCAACGCTGGAATTGATGTATGCTTACTTTACAGAACCGCGTAAAAGTGAAGAAGCCTATCAAACATTGATCGGCAGAACCCGGGAAGCCTTCGCCAATAAAGCGAATGATCCCAATCAGGTATTTGCAGATACCGTAAACCTGGTGCTGGCCAGCAATCATGTGCGCAGAAGACCGCAAAGCATGGCAAAAATCGCTTCGATTAACCTCGATAAAGCTTTGAAGATTTATCACGAACGCTTTGCAGATGCCTCAGGTTTTACCTTCGTTTTTGTTGGAAATATAGAAGAAAAGACGATAAAACCATTGCTGGAGAAGTATCTGGGCAGCTTACCTGCTACAGGAAGGAAAGAAAAGGCCCGCGATCTGGGGATTAATATTCCTTCAGGCCATATTGCTAAAACAGTATACCACGGCGCTACGCAAAAGGCAAGTGTAATGATGGTCTATGCTGGTGATTTTAATTATAATTTCGAAAATACCATCCAGATGAATGCCCTTGCTGATGCGCTGAATATCAGCCTCAATAAGCGGCTTCGCGATCAGGAAGGCGGTACTTATACCCCCAATGTGCAGATGAGCATGACCAAGTACCTGAAAAACAGATTTAGCCTGACGGTCTCTTTTGATTGTGCCCCGCAGAATGTAGAAAAGCTCATTGCTTCGGCACAGGATGAGATCAATAAAATGAAAGTTAAGGGACCTTCAGCTGAAAACCTGCAAAAGTTTAAGGTCGCCCGTAAGCTTTCGCTGCAAACCGGATCTACTAACAATAATTTCTGGTTGGATTACCTTCTTGGTCAGGAGATGAATAAAGAACCTTTGACTGAGTTTTATAACTACGATGCAGTATTAAATAAAATTACGGTGAAATCTGTGCAGCAGGTTGCGGCAACTTTTATTCAGGATAAGAATTACATCAGGCTAGTCTTGATGCCAGAAAAAAAATAA
- a CDS encoding Gldg family protein — translation MKKIIQIARLELSLLFYSPIAWLLMIILFVQMSVDFTAALPPLEKGGNFSFLTRDLFTNPNALGLLSRILDSLYLYIPLITMGIISREISSGSIKLLYSSPVKLSQVVYGKFAAMLVYNLVIIGVMTLFVLAGITFIPAFDYPHILVALFAAFLLLTAYAAIGIFVSSLTTYQAVAAISTFVLLAFMNYIGKVGQEYDVIRDLTHSLSMPTRAARMMAGLLNSRDVIYYFAITGMFLAFTITKLKLERKSTSVLQQVFRYTGIVVIGLAITYVSSRQPMIAYYDATGTKVNTITRASQEILKKMGDEPVELTTYINGMDGSYWEITPAKRISNISRWEPYLRFKPNLKLKWVYYYDSIPGMTASLKEYNKTFDEAVVQLAKMQKLNLRDFKRPEQIKKEIDLAGENARAVMQLKYKGKTTFLRTFPDPQFWPNEEETGAALKRLIQPIPKIVFATDGYQRSIDKLGDRDYQMLINDKLNRSSMINQGFDIDTVALEKSAIPADIAALVIADPKVTFSAAAKARLQQYIAAGGNLMIVGEPGKQQVINPLLESLGVKMGNGMLVQHSKDFSYDLVTPALAPGSVAMDPKLQHFFQQRAIVAMPSAGTLSYEEGGAFAIHPLLMTDAQSSWVKKGKFVLDSAALTVDSKSGDEQGSFPTALMLTRQVSSKEQRIIVAADADFFSNAEAGRRNLGTLNSYFATRIFSWFSYGEFPVDASRPFPKDNSTTLTKGSVKTMQVLYYGIIPGIMFLSGMMILIRRKRK, via the coding sequence ATGAAGAAAATCATACAGATAGCCAGACTGGAACTCAGCCTGCTATTTTATTCCCCAATTGCATGGTTGCTGATGATCATACTCTTTGTACAGATGAGTGTCGATTTTACAGCAGCGCTCCCTCCTTTAGAAAAAGGAGGTAACTTCTCTTTTTTAACCAGGGATCTCTTTACGAATCCTAACGCGCTGGGACTGCTGAGCCGGATTTTAGATAGTTTATACCTGTACATCCCATTGATCACCATGGGCATCATCAGCAGGGAAATCAGTTCTGGCAGTATCAAACTGCTCTATTCTTCTCCGGTAAAACTGAGCCAGGTGGTATATGGGAAGTTTGCAGCGATGCTGGTTTATAACCTGGTCATTATAGGCGTAATGACCTTGTTCGTACTGGCTGGGATTACATTTATCCCTGCTTTTGACTATCCGCATATCCTGGTTGCTTTGTTTGCTGCATTTTTATTGCTCACTGCTTATGCCGCTATCGGGATTTTTGTATCGAGTTTAACCACTTACCAGGCCGTTGCAGCGATCAGTACTTTTGTACTGCTTGCCTTTATGAACTATATTGGAAAGGTAGGGCAGGAGTACGATGTGATCAGGGATTTAACGCATAGTCTTTCCATGCCGACTCGTGCAGCACGCATGATGGCCGGCCTGCTGAATAGCAGGGATGTGATTTATTATTTTGCAATTACTGGAATGTTCCTTGCTTTTACCATCACCAAGCTGAAGCTGGAAAGGAAATCAACATCAGTTTTGCAGCAGGTATTCAGGTATACAGGGATTGTTGTGATTGGGTTAGCCATTACCTATGTCAGTTCAAGGCAGCCGATGATTGCGTATTATGATGCTACCGGGACTAAGGTGAATACCATTACCCGCGCCAGTCAGGAGATCTTGAAAAAGATGGGTGATGAGCCTGTTGAGCTGACTACTTACATCAATGGAATGGATGGCTCTTACTGGGAGATTACTCCAGCAAAACGCATTTCAAATATTTCCCGCTGGGAGCCTTATTTACGGTTTAAACCCAACTTAAAGTTGAAATGGGTTTATTATTATGATAGCATTCCCGGGATGACTGCCTCGCTCAAAGAGTACAATAAGACTTTTGATGAAGCCGTTGTACAACTGGCAAAAATGCAGAAATTAAATCTTCGGGATTTTAAGAGGCCGGAACAAATCAAGAAAGAAATAGACCTGGCAGGTGAAAATGCGCGTGCCGTGATGCAGTTGAAATATAAAGGTAAGACTACTTTTCTGCGTACCTTCCCTGATCCTCAATTCTGGCCAAATGAAGAAGAAACTGGTGCCGCATTAAAGAGGCTGATACAACCTATTCCCAAGATCGTTTTTGCAACTGATGGTTATCAGCGCAGTATTGATAAGTTAGGCGACAGGGATTATCAGATGCTCATTAACGATAAGCTGAATAGATCTTCCATGATCAATCAGGGCTTTGATATAGATACCGTTGCGTTAGAAAAGTCAGCCATTCCTGCCGATATTGCTGCTTTGGTGATTGCGGATCCGAAAGTGACCTTTAGTGCTGCAGCAAAGGCTAGACTTCAACAATATATTGCCGCGGGAGGCAACCTGATGATCGTTGGCGAGCCAGGTAAACAGCAGGTGATCAATCCGCTGCTGGAATCCCTTGGTGTTAAAATGGGGAACGGAATGCTTGTTCAGCACAGCAAAGATTTTTCGTATGATCTGGTGACGCCTGCATTAGCGCCAGGATCTGTGGCCATGGATCCGAAACTACAGCACTTTTTTCAGCAAAGAGCCATTGTAGCCATGCCGAGTGCCGGTACTTTAAGCTACGAAGAAGGCGGGGCTTTTGCGATTCATCCTTTATTGATGACCGATGCGCAAAGCAGCTGGGTCAAAAAGGGAAAGTTTGTGCTGGATTCTGCCGCCTTAACCGTTGATTCGAAATCAGGAGATGAACAGGGCTCCTTTCCAACGGCATTAATGCTGACCAGACAGGTAAGCAGTAAAGAACAGCGCATCATCGTCGCCGCAGATGCGGATTTTTTCAGTAATGCAGAGGCAGGAAGACGCAACCTTGGAACGTTGAACAGCTATTTTGCCACGAGAATATTCAGCTGGTTCAGCTATGGGGAATTTCCTGTGGATGCAAGCCGTCCTTTTCCTAAAGATAACAGCACCACACTCACCAAAGGCAGTGTAAAAACAATGCAGGTATTGTATTATGGTATTATCCCAGGAATCATGTTCCTCTCCGGGATGATGATTTTAATCCGAAGAAAACGTAAATAA
- a CDS encoding sterol desaturase family protein, translating to MDHFLESFSVAFLLTIARYFVIAGIFFLVFYLLFPKSLLRNKIQSRLAGKLDFIREILHSSVSSAMLAITAIIALSDGLRPYTLVYTDIYEYPLIWVPVSLLLSLLVHDAYFYWMHRILHHKSLFKLTHLVHHKSTNPSPWTSYSFHFLEAIAEGGVMIVLVFVMPLHPLTLGLFALSSFVINVYGHLGYEIMPKGFRNSFLFEIVNTSTFHNFHHLKFKGNYGLYLRVWDRWMKTEHPDYVKEYDRIQQQRFGESRPQ from the coding sequence ATGGACCATTTTTTAGAAAGTTTCAGCGTAGCATTTCTACTCACTATAGCCCGTTATTTTGTCATTGCAGGTATCTTTTTTTTAGTTTTTTACCTGCTCTTTCCTAAAAGCCTGCTGCGAAATAAAATTCAAAGCAGGCTGGCCGGCAAGCTCGATTTTATACGGGAAATTCTGCACTCTTCTGTATCCAGTGCAATGTTGGCTATTACCGCCATTATTGCTTTGTCCGATGGACTGCGGCCTTACACTTTAGTTTATACCGATATTTATGAATATCCACTGATTTGGGTTCCGGTTAGCCTGTTGCTAAGCCTGCTCGTGCATGACGCTTATTTCTACTGGATGCACCGGATCCTGCACCATAAAAGTTTGTTTAAGCTGACGCATCTGGTGCACCACAAGAGTACCAACCCTTCTCCCTGGACTTCCTATTCTTTTCATTTTCTGGAAGCAATAGCAGAAGGAGGGGTGATGATTGTACTGGTTTTTGTGATGCCATTACATCCTTTAACCCTCGGATTGTTTGCCCTTTCCTCTTTTGTGATCAATGTATATGGCCATCTGGGCTACGAAATTATGCCGAAAGGATTCCGAAACTCCTTCCTGTTCGAGATCGTCAATACTTCCACCTTCCATAATTTCCACCATTTGAAATTTAAAGGTAATTACGGACTGTACTTAAGGGTATGGGATCGATGGATGAAGACAGAGCATCCAGATTATGTGAAGGAATACGACAGGATTCAACAGCAGCGTTTTGGAGAATCCAGGCCGCAATGA
- a CDS encoding RNA polymerase sigma-70 factor, with protein MSQSLVLSDDELLTAFQSGDQQAYRQIYDRYWQLLYRHSCHMMKNDEEAKDVVQEVFTTLWTKKSEIKPPVAGFLYTACRNRILNQLKHLKIEAKYAEQRKIVLENPEVTLPDELVIERDFERLIEASIKSLPPKMRQIFELSRKEFKTHREISEELNISSLTVKRQVSNALSILKNKLHIFLTFL; from the coding sequence ATGAGTCAGTCATTAGTGTTAAGCGATGATGAACTTCTGACAGCATTTCAGTCAGGAGATCAGCAAGCTTATAGGCAAATATACGACCGCTACTGGCAGTTATTGTACCGTCATTCCTGTCACATGATGAAAAATGATGAGGAAGCAAAAGATGTGGTACAGGAGGTTTTTACTACACTATGGACTAAGAAATCAGAGATCAAGCCCCCTGTAGCAGGTTTCTTGTATACTGCCTGCAGAAATAGGATTCTCAACCAATTGAAACACCTTAAAATAGAAGCCAAGTATGCCGAGCAACGTAAGATTGTGCTGGAAAATCCTGAAGTGACTTTGCCGGACGAACTCGTGATTGAACGCGATTTCGAAAGGCTGATCGAAGCGAGCATTAAAAGCCTCCCGCCAAAAATGCGACAGATATTTGAGCTGAGCAGAAAAGAATTCAAAACACACCGCGAAATTTCTGAAGAACTCAATATTTCTTCTTTAACTGTTAAACGTCAGGTTAGCAATGCTTTGAGTATCCTTAAGAATAAACTTCATATTTTTTTAACATTTCTTTAA